The Arachis ipaensis cultivar K30076 chromosome B07, Araip1.1, whole genome shotgun sequence genomic interval taaagccTATATATAAGAATAACGAAAAACTCAAGTAAGAATTTATTGttggtttttatggtttctaTTACGTTTAATGAAAATTGAGCTGTCTAAAAAGTAAATATTGAAGTGATTACTATATCATTTTGTTATTAAGGTAATTACTTATTATTAAGGTAATTTATTATATAGAttttagtaaaacaaaaataaataaaataaatacctaTTATTAAGGTAttttttaataatgcattaaattttgatttgatacaattataatgaagatatgtttctaaattagtataattatatattattcattaaatattaattacaatataattatattaaagatattttttataaaataatttaaaaaaattatttgatataCGTGAATCGGGTAACaaagattttttattattattattactattattgatattattattatcattaaaattattaaaagtatttttaattgataattgataagtagtttaatagtgcatttagtattaattataatgaagatatgttgttaaattagtataattatatattattcatttagtattaatcaaaaaattaacaaaatatgatTTGTAGCATATATATCAAAaaagtaattatattatataaaagttAATGTTCAACTACATACTTTAAGATTTTGACATTTTTAAACTTGCTCGACGATGTTTCATGGAACTAAAATCATCAATTATCATCTCTGAAGTAAATTTTGAAGCAATTTCCTTTTCAATATATACAATCATACAATCTGCTAAAAATTCATCTTTCATCTTGTTTCGAAACCTTGTCTTAATAATCTTCATAGCTGAAAAGGCCCGTTCAGTTGTTGCTGTTGTCACAGGGAGAGTCAAAACAAGACGAATTAATCTATCTATTAAAGGATATATATTTGATTTTCCTGTCTCTGTCAATTTTTGACACAATTCAGCAAGAGTAGACAAATTCTGAAAATCTGGAGCTTTAACCACATCAAGTTCATAATGTTGTAACTCATAATCCAATTGAATCTTTTCTTGCTCAGAAAAATCTAAAGATAGAAATTCTTTGCAAGATTGCATATGTTGCAAACACTGAATAACTTGAAAGCATCTTTAGGATCTAAAGATGTACTCAATATGAGGAGCTCGGTTGCTTGCTCACTAAATCTACTATTTAGCTCTTTCAATTAAAAATCTATCACGCTAGTAAAAATGTCAACACGATAGTGGTGTTCAACAGTGACAACATCCTTTTTACGACGAGACCGAATTATGTCACTAAAAGAAGCACCCATATCAAGTATCTGAATAGCATGATCATTGCAGAAAGAACCAACTTTCTCCAAAAGTGCTCCCCAACTACTATCTCTTAACTGTTGAATCAATGACTTTGTACTAGAAACCAGATGCATAGCATTCAAAATGTCTTGAGATTTTTGTTGCAATACTTGACAAAGTTTATCAGTGATTCCCATGATTTCTTTCATCATAtgtaaaatgaaaacaaaatcaaatgataataaaGATTTAAGAGCATAAGTAGCATCACCACGTTGAGAATATGTAGATCCATTAGTAGCCAAATCTTCCAGAACTGAAGTTGTTGCTCCAAACATACGTAAAAGGATACAAATTGAGTTGAAGTGAGAGCTCCACCTAGTATCTCCTGATCTTTTTAATGTGCCAATTCGATTTGCTCCCCTTCCTGTTTCAATTTGATTAGTTGCAACTAAATGAGAAATTTCAGTTGCATAAGCAGATCGTAATTCATCATTGCATTTGCAAGAGCACACAACATTGATAATATTACTCAAACTTTGGAAAAAAGCATGAACATCAACAACTTCTTTAGCCGCGGCAACAAGAGCTAGCTGTAATTGATGAGCAAAGCAATGAATATAATATGCATAAGGACATTCTTGAATAATTAAAGCTTGTAACCCTTTCCACTCTCCACGCATATTACTAGCTCCGTCATACCCTTGACCTCGAACATTTTGAATGTTGAGATTGTGATGAGATAATGCAGAATAAATCTCTTGTTTTAGAGTAGCAGAAGTAGTATCTTTGACATGAACAACATCTATTAGCCTTTCTTTGACAAATTCATGCTTATCAACAAATCTAACAACAAGTGCCATTTGTTCTCTTCTAGATTCATCTCTAGCTTCATCAACAATCAAACAAAATTTTGCATTACCAATCTCATTGCGAATTTCATTTTGCACCTTTCTAGCAAAAACATGTAGAATTTCCTTTTGAATAGAAGGTGATGTGTATATTGCATTTTGAGGAGCATTATCCAAAACAACTGCATCCACTTCTTTATTGTAAGAAGCTAATAATTTTAACATTTCAAGAAAATTTCCTCGATTCTGAAACTCATGACTCTCGTCATGTCCCCTAAAAGCACAAGCTTGAAACGTTAACCATCTGACAGTATCAATAGAGGCTTTAAGACGCAATCTATTGCTTAAAACTTGTGAGTTTTGCTTAGCCAATACTTTGTCAATGTGACATAATTGATTAAGCAAATCTTTACAAGACTTAACAGCAATATTATGAGGAGAATTAAGAGATTTACTCACATGAGATAAAGATGCACAATcctttccattattcacttttttccAATTGCGAAATCCTCCTGATGTGAATGGACTTGATTTTCTAGAAAATAAATAGCATGGAAGACAAAATGCAGCATCCACTTCTGGCGAATATTCTAGCCAAGAAAAACTCTTAAACCAATGAGCTTTGAAACGACGAGGATGACTTTCTAGACCAGAAAGAGGGTACTCATCCATAATAAATTGATATGGTCCAAACTTTATGTATGCTCTACGGATTTCATCTTGTTGATTGATAGGATAATTTCAAATTTGCGGACGCTTTCCGGGATCATGCATCAATGTATCAATATTAACTTGATCTATTTCAGTTCTTGTTATTTTGGAAGCAGGGGGTTGAATATCTTGCTCAACAAGTTGTGTCACAGGTTGTTCAATAATATTTTGAACATTATTCAAAGAATCTGAAGCTGAATTTTGTTTATCATatattctctcttttctcttgaaaaATGAGTGAATTGTTTTCATCTTTGACATTTTTAACTTGAACTatctaacaaaaaaaacaaaaataattgcatatatattattttcttttaaaaaaatagtaaacCTATTGAGCAATAACAAATAATTTTAGaaacacaaatatataataaccaaaaataaagttATTGAATTAcctgattatttttttattccaaGTCTCACCCAAAAATAATTCTATTGAGTTTTGCCCTCACTTCAATCTTTGAACACTGtccattataaaaaaataaattaattattttaaataaataatataaataatacttGACATTGttattaacttaaaaaaattgaaatatacctCTTTAAATTTTTGTTGTGCATTCAATGGTTAATATTTTGCTGTTCACTTCTCTTCAATGGTTTTTCTTCATATGTCTTGTTTTGGTATGGAAAGAAAATTAGAATGAGAAGAGTAGAAGACCAAAAGTTTGGAAACcactaaaagagagagaaaagtggcGCTGATGCCTCTGATGGTTTGAAACAAATATTTGAAATATGTACTAATGTTACTTTAATTAATAGTATGGGCTTGGGCTAGTATAATAGAaccatttttattaattattagaatgGGCTATTTGTTAACAAGAGCAATAATTCAAATATCTAATACATAGTgcagtttttaattattttaatttataatccatcgaaaaaattaatttttttccgtgaaaaatggttacagacggaaaatccgtctataattaaATAGACAAAACGGTGCGTTTTGTTAAATTATTACCGattgtaatttaaattttccGTCGGTAAATATTGAGATAACTGAAATCTTATCTCTATCCACTCGATCCATTTACACTCTACCCATGTCAAATgagcttcttcctctctccgTCACCGAGTTGCTTCTTCTCTCCATCACACCAGCTTCTTCCGCCGCTGTCGCTGCCGCTGGCGTCACAGATCTCTCTCCGTCGTACCATGCGTCGCACGGGCTCCCTCCGCCGCCGCATCCAACCCTAACCCCAGAGCTTCGTCGCGCCTCCAACCCTAATTCCAGAACTTCGTCGCGCTTCCAACCCCTTCTTCGCCGCTCCCTCCATCGACGCTCCCTCCGTCTCAAAGCCTCCGTCGTGCTCACTCTCTCGTAAGCCTTCAAACGTCGCTCCTTCCTCCATGGCTGAAACCCGTAACGCTCTGTTTTTCCTCCTACGTCGCCGGTCTCTGTCTCCTCCTGCGTGTGGCTATGCTGAAGCTCCATGGGAAGGATATACAACGGATTCCATGGGTGAAGCTTTACCACAGCTACAGAAGTACCGCGAGACTCGATTGAAGCAGTACAAGAACTACGAGAACCTCTCGTTCTCGTGAGGATCTCGACAAGGTGAACACCTCAGCTGCTTCACGCTTTCACTTCTGATTCAGATGAAATTATGAATACTAATTCTAATTCATTTTTAAACTccctgtttatttatttatttggcaGGAGTGTTTGGAAGTGCAGAAGGAGAGGGCCTTCTGTATTGGCACCACTTGGGTAATGATCACCACATGTTTGATACAATGACTGTGATGTCTTTTACCTTCATTTTTATCCCTTTGTTCTACGATACATCACATTACAAGAATGTGTTTTTTTTATCCCTTTAGTTTTTCTATAAATTACTTATCTTCATATTCAGTGATGTGCAGATTCTCCTTACATGGAAAGGGTACTTTGTACTGTTCAATTTGTGTGTTTGTTCTATAACTTGAAAGCTTATGGTTACTTCTTAATGACGGTGTTTCTGTTTATTTGGTTGTTTGACTTGTATTAGTTTCAGATTAGTTTTCCTTTTGCTGATATATATGTCTGCCACTAACCTCTCTTTTTAATTTAGATCTACAACTGCAGTTGTCCTGAGGTGAGAAGAAAGTATCAGTTTAGAAAATTAGATAAACCAATGCTCAAGAGTAAGACTAGATAAACACGATAGAAAATTAGAATATGCTTTTAATGCAGTTTATCTATCCCCTTTTGTCTTTTTTATTTTGGGGGAAAATTGTTATTTCAAAACTTTCTGTTGGTTTGTTGTTTCTGATCCTGAGATTCTTATTGTTTGTGTGATCCTAGAAATCATCTTTTGGATCGATTCGAGTGGTGTATATGGCGAAGCAAAGTGTTTATCCTAATAAGGAACATGAAGGGATTGCTCACAATTCTTCAGGGCCCTGGTGGAGTCTCTTTGGATCTCAATATGGGGAATCTTGTGGCCAAATGAAACCCTTTTCACTGGAGATTCCTAACTATGTTGATCAAATTGCCACCGACAAGCAATCGGCGAGAGGAGCTGAAAACATATCTGGGAAAGGACATACAACTCAGTTTACCATCTTTCCAGGTATTTCAATTGTGTTCTAAACCAAACTGTGAATAGTTAATTGATAAATGAATATATAAAGCTGTGTATAGTTTGGGAAACCAAAGATAAATTAGAGAATATTCTTTTCTATTAAGCCGTGGATGGTTAGAAAGTACTTTGGAGTGCATCTTTTCTAAGGTCACATGGTTAGATAGCTCTGATATGAGGACCTTTTTTGTTGTTAAGTTAAATTATTTGTTAAGGCATTGGTGAAGCTTCTTGTTATGAATGGCGGGTCACAATTAATGCAAGGAAATGGATTTTTCATTTGAAATCTGAAGACTTTAAGATAACCTTTCAAGAGGGTTTACTGATATCAAAGTGAAATCGTGTTCTGCTTAGTGACTTGTATTTAAATTGTTGTGACACTACTGCAAAGGAATTGAATAAACAGACATGCAAGAGGTTATATGCAGAACCATGTTATGAATTCGGCTCACCAAGCTCTTGATGCCTGATTCTATTTCCATTGCTTATTTCATCAAACAGTTCATAACATCCATTTTCAATTATTACTTCCTtttccaaaaacaataaaaaagcaaaaataagcTAAATTTTTTCATGAGGTATTAAATTTGGTATCTGTAGTTCAAGATCTGATCTAGCTATAAAGTTTTATGATAAACAAATTAGGAGTTTGTCATCAAAATTAGCGATCCCATCCGATGAGTGTTCTTTCAAATATGACTCACCAACCATAGAAAACAGAATCAATCTTGCTGCTTGCTTAGTCGTCTTTTAGTTATGctatatatatagtttaattattttatatgcaTAATTAATACTGCATGGCTTTGTGTGTTAACCAAAGACTAAAATAAAATGCTTTGAATCATAGAAACCTGATGAAGCATATGGACCAGCATGGAATTCTTTGGTTTGCAAGGACTTTAATTTGGATCCTGCATTACACATTTGATTTATATGAGTGTTTTATATTCTTCTATTTCTAGGAAAAATACAAGATTATTTATTAAAGGAGCATATAAAAACAATGACTATGATGCTTCTCCAAGATTATTTATGGTTGTTCCATTTATCTCAGTTACCTTTGAGAATATGTAGTGGTTGTTGAAGTACATAACAACTAGCATAAGGTTAATTTATCATGATATGTGTAACTGGTTTAACTCATCCGCATTGATTAAAAAGGAAGTGATAATCTGCAGCCTAAGGACTAAAATGCAACAAACTAATTGCCATTTAAACCTCAGGATGCAGATTAGCTAATCCTTAACCAATAATAATTCACACTATATACTCCCACTGATATAAACAAATGGAAGAAGCTAAGAAACaatgtaaaagaagaaaataaatgtTCGTAGTATTTGGCTCTATGTAGTATGGATTGTGTTGCACTGTTGCTAGGCTGCTAGCCATGCTTTATAGTCATTTGCAATTTCTACCATTAGATGTGTTTAACACTTGATTTAAGGGTTGAATGATGTGTGCTAGCTTAGTGTACAGAACAGAATGAGCATGAGTGAAGTTTTGATGTTGCAAAACTTGTGTAGATTGAGAGACGTGGACTCCCTTTGACACCGGAGTCATTGGCGAGTATTCCGCCTTTTGCATCCATAACATTCAATACTGATGATGGTAATGGTGGAGATTGCAAGCCTGAAGTAGCTAAGACTGGTTTGGGCTCATCTGCTGCTATGACAACTGCTGTAGTTGGTGCTTTACTTCATTACCTTGGGTAGCGTTTGTTTCGGAGACAGGACACAGAGACATGGACAGCACATCTTTAAAAAGCGTTTGGAAGCAAAGACATGGACACTGAACATATTGTCTCCGGGacagttttttatacttttgtgtccactcttttacgaaggacaatgatggacacgggaTTTGGAAGAGGGACACGGActgtttttatgaatttttttcttttttgtccatggtgctattttttattattccactgttactccttcttatttttcttattttgcgTTGTTCTCAgaaagtactttttttttttttctccatgctctttttctatttctatgttttccttctttctattttttttctttaggtactttctcttttttatagaaatttttatTGGACTGGCTAGTTTCttttttcttatcattcttaCTTCAACATCATTTTaaccttatattatattatttgatttgtaataaaaataataacaaaaataattagtaataaatttaaaaataaaataattatatttataaattttattttaatataaatactattatataattttttattaaaatttttgactgcttcaaatatttttttcaagttcCTACTGTCTGTACTCCTATGTACTCTCATTCTTTATTAAATtagtttatattaaaaaatttggaATCACATGGCTATTTTggtcatttcatataatattttagtcttgtccatgtgtatccaaacataatactggacattacattagtgtcatatccatcgtatccaaacacgatacacaaaacataatttttaatatttctgtCCTATTGTCTTTGTTTTAGTGTCCTGTTCTGTCGTGTCTCTACAAACAAACACTACCTTGGTGTCATAAAGCTTTCCTCTTCTAAAGATCAACAGGATAGGAAGGATTACACAGATATTGATTTGTTGCATAAAATAGCTCAAACTGCTCATTGTATTGCCCAAGGAAAAGTTGGCAGTGGGTTTGATGTTAGTTCAGCTGTGTATGGCAGTCAACGTTATGTGCGGTTTTCACCGGAAGAAATGTTTTCACCGGAAGTGATTTCTTCCGTACAAGTATTCAGCACTTACCCTTTTAATGTGTCTTGTGTTTTAGGCAAAAAATGCTTTAATTATGTTGTTTTGCTGACATTGCAGGTTGCAGCACAAGCATTGCCTGCACCAGAAGTTATCAGTGACATTCTGAATGGAAACTGGGACCATGAGAGGACTGAGTTCTCTATACCACCTTTGATGACTCTGGTAAGCAATTTAAATCTCTTATACCCCCACATTTTCCTTTTACTTCAGGTTGAATGACTTTCTTATCATAAGAATATGAAGTCTATTGGTTAATATTCTGACTATATATTGTTTTTTTAGTTACTAGGAGAACCAGGAACTGGTGGTTCATCTACGCCATCAATGGTTGGTGCTGTAAAAAAATGGCAAAAGTTTGACCCTCAGAAATCCATGGACACATGGAGAAGATTGTCACATGGGTGAGGCTGCAGGTGTTCCTGTAAGTTCCTTTCATTGATTTGGCACTTATTATTAGGCTTCTTCTGGTTGGATGATGTTGATTATAAATTATATCTGCTGGTAGAATATCACTACTCTTTCCTTGCAATTCATGCAGATTGAACCAAAATCACAAACAAAACTTTTAGATGCTACACTAAACTTGGAAGGAGTGTTGTTGGCTGGAGTTCCAGGAGCAGGAGGATTTGATGCTGTCTTTGCTGTTACTTTGGGAGATTCAAGCAGCAATGTGACAAAAACATGGAGCTCACTAAATGTTCTTGCCCTTCTGGTTAAAGAAGATCCTTGTGGCGTTTCTTTAAAAAGTGCTGACCCTAGAACAAATGAAATCATTTCAGCTGTATCTTCAATTTATATTGAAtaatttattgtaaatattgtttatttttaatacgatgaatttgtttattttttgaaatattataaatattcgaatataaattagataaaaatttgtattaaatttatatttattttgtatgaaaacaagttaattttgtaattagaaaaaataaaaaaaaattattttaccttaCAGACGGATTTACAGACAAATTTTCTGTCTATAATCATGATTTTCCAaagtttaaattacagacggaaaatctgtcagaaaatccgtttgtaattacagacgaaaaatccgtctgaaaatctATCTGTAATTACAGATGGAAAATTCGTCTGAAAATTcgcctgtaattacagacgaaaaatctgtctgaaaattcgtctgtaattacagacgaaaaatccgtctgtaagttTGTCGCCTTCAGGAAATGGAgggagaatttacagagggaaaatccgtcggtaactagtaaaaatccgtcggtaattttccgacggaaaaaaaattcgtcggtaaataatttctgaCGAGACTTTTACAGAGGGataatccgtcggtaatttcgtcggtaaccaaaaatccgtttgtaataaagactaaatctgtctgtaaatctgtctgtatttatCTATTTTCTAGTTGTGACCATGGCCACCTTAGGCCCCCCTAGATCCACCACTGTATACACAGATTGAAATAGAAATATATGTATTGAAATTTAGAAATATAAATTCTATTATATCTttctaaacaaacctaaacaACTCTACACTAATAACACGTGCCATGTCGTATTTTTTCAAGACTTATATTTAGGAACATATAGAATTTTAACAATAATACACGGATAATTGAAATAGTTTATATACAGGTTTttcaagttattattattattattattattattattattattattattggataatgaataagaattagaattatatcaatattttaaaattaatataattaaaataactaaaatattaaatatacttATTTTTGAAAgtattaattatatattaacCAAAAACTTTTGACTACCTATCATTCTTGTTAGAAGGTATAATGAATGCTACAACGGAGTCTCCTTCTAGAGACCGTAGcctcatttttttaaattttttttgtttaatgaaTATGAGAGATgagatataagtatataacataacaTATATCTATTAAATTGATTTTGactttatatataaattaattggTTGTTGTTAACTTGTTATTATTTGACTGAGACGTTTTCAACGTGTATGTAAGACTACTAAGACTAACCTAATTCTTTAACCTTCCGAGACTAAATTAAAGCTGATAAGACTATATACAAGTAATAAGAAAAGGTAGTTGCCAGTCAACTTCATGTTGGAGTAGTTCAGTATAAACCCATGCATGCATGTTGCATAATCATTTGTATATATACAATATTTATACTTATATCCTATATAATTTAATGATGTATTTATAATGGATCAAGTTTCTATCCTTGATCAATTCATGTTATGTTAACAATGCAAGAGTGAAGGAAATACGTACTATATCTAGAATACTCATCAAACAATCAATAAGTCTTGAAGAAAAGTCAAAATATCTCTATCATATACCTCCATTTCtccattctctttctttttctcccaCTTCCAACTTTTCTAGAAGAACTACTGTTGATTATTTAATGAATTCTAGTTGTATATAAATAATACTGCCTTAGTACTTAATTCCCACAATTAACTTTTTATGTTTATATTACtataatttaggtttaatttgtATAGTTGCTGAATTCATAtacatgtttcttttttttttttggtatttaatTCATATACATGTTTCTGATTGGAGATTAAATTATCCTTCTGTTTCGGCCTGGCACTCGGGTTTCCAAAACTGGCCAAACGATAGCCTGATTCCTAGGCCAAAAAATTAGGCCTGGTACTCCGTATGTTCCAAATTAGGCCAAAAAATCAAAGATCGGTAACtaatattcaaatttaaataattcTCTTATCTTAgctaataaaaaaagataaaataacaaTACAAGCTATATAAAGGGACATTATACATTCATAATTCTTATTTATATCTGTTAGATTCATTTTGATTTGAACGTCAGAGTATTTTTGTAGGTACCATTCATGATATTCAAAGGTCTAATCGTGTCGTCATCAAGGCCGACGAGTCCCAGTCCTCCCATCAACATGTATAACGAAGTCTTATACACCTtccatttaaatctttttcaaacttcaTTTAGTTGGGTGTTCATTGATAAGAGATTCATATAGTATGTATGGGATCTTAGGTTGAAACCTattaataaaacaaataaataaataagcataAGATTAATAGCTGGCGCCTGTAGCTCAGTGGATAGAGCGTCTGTTTCCTAAGCAGAAGGTCGTAGGTTCGACCCCTACCTGGCGCgcattctttcttattttttttttctgctctAAAACTTTTCTATAAACTGAAGAAACTCCCATCACCAACCAAGCTAATAGGTCAATACATTAACTTATACCCTACTTTGATTTCAAATGGTTATTCATTAGATTAGATATTTTCATATGGGTATACACATGTAGGGCAAGGATATATCGAAGAAGACTATTATATTATCAATACCAATTTTAATTCTTAACAAGTACATACAGTTTTTTTATGCACTCGAAAATTACATTGTATATATCCTAAACTtgactaaaaaaagaaaaaaaaaaaaagaaacgtaTGAATTTTGCTATCTAAAagcaatatatttttttattgatttgtgctaaaaataaaatagaagttcACCAACTGCCACAAATAAAACAAGCTTGATGATATCTATCCTTTAAGGCCATGATATCAGCATATGATTGTCTCTTTGTATATGAAGCTTTAGCATTTTGGAAGATCAGGAGGAGGTGGAAGCAGTGACTCGTTGGGTCCTTCTCCATTGTCTACCACGAATGCCATCTTAAGTCCCCAGGTTGTGTGTACTTCCAAGTGGCAATGAAGGAACCAAACCCCTTCAAAATTCACACAATATTGTATCCAACAACAATTAATTAGCCAAAACAATCTAAATAGACCTAGCTACCATGTTGATTATATTTTTGAGTGTTTAATTTGTACACTGTTAAGTGTCACTTGAAAATGCATAATAAATTAAACTATTTCATCTCAGTTGCACAACTATAAACTAAGCATAACAATGTAACGGtttcaatttttttcatttattaaaTTGTGGGATAATTGACCTTTTTCTAAAAAATGGTTTAGAAATGAGCCAAACAATTAGATGTGGCAATGCATTCGATAGAATAAGGTTTAAACTCAATTTAACTTGAACCCACTCTAAATCTCTCAATCTGATTTTATCCAACTTGATTCATAAAACAAATTTATTTTCACTAAGACacgatatttaatttttttatattttatcatatctttatttaTGTACTAATAACAAATTAAGTTATTAGTTTGATTGCACTAAATATTTCTATAAAAGATTAGAATTTTGGTTTAATTATCTGATTGTTTGTTATAtgtatatttattttatcaacatACACATTATATATTAAAAGTGTGAATTGGACAAATAAAATTGGCCTAACACCCAAACCGACCCTATCTTACTCGTTGCGGATGTAATTGCCAAATTCtgcaaaaatactatttgta includes:
- the LOC107606619 gene encoding zinc finger MYM-type protein 1-like — encoded protein: MDEYPLSGLESHPRRFKAHWFKSFSWLEYSPEVDAAFCLPCYLFSRKSSPFTSGGFRNWKKVNNGKDCASLSHVSKSLNSPHNIAVKSCKDLLNQLCHIDKVLAKQNSQVLSNRLRLKASIDTVRWLTFQACAFRGHDESHEFQNRGNFLEMLKLLASYNKEVDAVVLDNAPQNAIYTSPSIQKEILHVFARKVQNEIRNEIGNAKFCLIVDEARDESRREQMALVVRFVDKHEFVKERLIDVVHVKDTTSATLKQEIYSALSHHNLNIQNVRGQGYDGASNMRGEWKGLQALIIQECPYAYYIHCFAHQLQLALVAAAKEVVDVHAFFQSLSNIINVVCSCKCNDELRSAYATEISHLVATNQIETGRGANRIGTLKRSGDTRWSSHFNSICILLRMFGATTSVLEDLATNGSTYSQRGDATYALKSLLSFDFVFILHMMKEIMGITDKLCQVLQQKSQDILNAMHLVSSTKSLIQQLRDSSWGALLEKVGSFCNDHAIQILDMGASFSDIIRSRRKKDVVTVEHHYRVDIFTSVIDF